Proteins from a genomic interval of Panicum virgatum strain AP13 unplaced genomic scaffold, P.virgatum_v5 scaffold_4630, whole genome shotgun sequence:
- the LOC120694290 gene encoding uncharacterized protein LOC120694290, with translation MVAYDKNQVTLHLCKNGFVPGYEEWHFHGESHSRVSTQMEVDDGEDVDRLDQMLDDLQPEFNLDREDPPTKEVQELFELLQALEYPLHGQTTVTVLQFMTHLMGIKSKFAFSGNCYKAIVDLICDVLLADHKVPKDMYRSKKLIKALGMPYERIDVCPDNCMLFWKDREKEEKCLKCGKSRYIEVVNEDGEKVSTKRAHKQLRWMRLSPRLKRLFLARRIAERMRWHKNRKGRADGLMVHPSDSDAWKALDSFDPDFASDERNVHIGLATDGFMPFNMTAASYSCWPIFAILYNLPPDLCMKDEFMILCLIIPRPEHPGIKLNVMLEPLIEELKELWAGVEAYDTYKKQKFKLRAAYLWSIHDFLAYGIFAGWRVNGRLACPICGKETDCFRLNAGGKYCYFDYHRCFLPLDHPFRLQAQEFRKDTVVTKGPPQRRDGWKLQKNLVNCSQTMLEMGS, from the coding sequence ATGGTGGCCTATGACAAGAACCAAGTCACGCTACACCTATGCAAGAATGGGTTCGTGCCAGGATATGAGGAATGGCATTTCCACGGCGAGTCACACAGTAGAGTATCAACACAGATGGAAGTGGATGATGGTGAAGACGTTGATAGGTTGGATCAGATGCTTGATGATCTGCAACCAGAGTTTAACCTAGATCGTGAAGATCCGCCTACAAAAGAGGTTCAGGAATTATTTGAACTCCTCCAAGCCTTAGAATATCCTCTACACGGACAGACAACGGTTACAGTCCTCCAGTTTATGACCCATCTAATGGGCATCAAGTCGAAGTTTGCTTTCTCAGGCAATTGTTATAAGGCAATTGTAGACCTGATTTGTGATGTTCTTCTTGCCGATCACAAGGTGCCTAAAGACATGTACCGGTCAAAGAAATTGATAAAGGCTCTTGGAATGCCGTATGAGAGGATCGATGTGTGCCCGGACAACTGCATGCTATTTTGGAAGGATCGTGAGAAAGAAGAGAAATGCTTGAAGTGTGGCAAGTCGAGGTACATAGAGGTGGTAAATGAAGATGGGGAGAAGGTGAGCACAAAGAGGGCACATAAGCAGCTTCGATGGATGCGTCTCAGTCCTAGACTAAAACGTTTGTTCCTGGCTAGGAGAATTGCTGAGCGCATGAGGTGGCACAAAAATCGTAAGGGTCGGGCCGATGGGTTAATGGTGCATCCATCGGATAGCGATGCGTGGAAGGCCCTAGACAGCTTTGATCCAGATTTTGCTAGTGATGAGAGGAATGTTCATATTGGGCTGGCGACAGACGGTTTCATGCCTTTCAATATGACCGCAGCGTCGTACTCATGTTGGCCTATCTTCGCCATCCTGTACAACCTTCCACCTGATCTTTGCATGAAGGATGAGTTCATGATCCTATGCCTCATCATACCTAGGCCTGAGCATCCTGGCATAAAACTCAATGTGATGCTTGAACCATTGATTGAAGAGTTGAAAGAGCTTTGGGCAGGAGTGGAAGCGTATGACACTTACAAGAAGCAGAAATTCAAACTTCGGGCTGCGTATTTGTGGTCCATACATGATTTTCTAGCGTATGGGATCTTTGCTGGGTGGAGAGTTAATGGAAGGCTAGCATGCCCTATTTGTGGAAAAGAAACAGACTGTTTTCGGCTCAATGCTGGTGGCAAGTATTGTTACTTCGATTATCATAGGTGTTTTCTTCCTTTGGACCACCCCTTCAGGCTCCAGGCACAGGAGTTTAGGAAGGACACCGTTGTCACGAAGGGACCACCACAGCGCCGCGATGGGTGGAAATTGCAGAAGAACTTAGTAAACTGTTCACAAACAATGCTGGAGATGGGTTCGTAG